From the Candidatus Saccharibacteria bacterium genome, the window CTCGGCGGCATCGTCTAAAAAGCGCGTGTCTATGCCGCTTTCACGGGCGCGCTTTATGACGTAGTGAATGTCCTCTGGTATACAGTGGCCACCGGGCCCTATTCCGGGTTGCGCCAGCCTGAGTCCAAACTGGTCTACCTTGGACTGCAAACCTTCCATAACGCGACCAATATCCATCCCCACGCCGTCGCAGATAATCGCGGCGCTATTTGCCATGGCAATCATGACGTTCCGCTGGGTATTTTCCCACGACTTAACAAACTCTGCTTCTTCGGTAGAGCCAAGGGGAATAATTCGCGCATCGATAATGCTTTTATAAAACGCCACAGCTTTCTTGGTGCATTTTTCGGTAATCCCGCCGACTACACGGTTTAGGTTACCAACGTATAGCTTCGGGTTGCCGGGGTCAATTCTTTCAGGACAATGTGCCAGATAAAAATCTACCCCTGCTTTCATGCCAGATTGTCGCTCAAGTATTGGGAGTACTACGTCGCGGGTTACGCCTGGGTTTACGGTGCTTTCCAGCACTACGAGCTGGCCGGGACGCAGGTTTTTGGCGACGCTGCTGGTTGCGGCCTCAACAAGGCTCAAGTCTGGAATGTTGTGCTCAGTTGGAGTCGGCACGCATATGATGATAGTTTCTACGTCCTTCAGGGTTTGGTAGTCGGTCGATGTGTGCAGTTGCTTAGCTGGAACTTTTTTAATTGCTGCCTCAAACCGTGCATCATTTGCGTACGGAGAAGTCCGGCTGTCTATGAGCTTCAAGAGCCTGGTGTTAATATCTATACCAGTAACAGAATACCCTTTATTGGCTGCTTCAACCGCCAAGGGTAGCCCAACATACCCAAGACCCACTACAGCAAGTGTCTTCATGGAAACTCCTTAATAACCCAAGTGTAGCATAAAATCAGGGACAGTCGCAGCTATAGCTCTACCGTAGATTCGGTGCCTGCCTCATCGAGCAAGTAACATTTTTGCCCTAAATATGCTTTCTTGAGGTCTAGGGTATCAAACCTATTGCACGGTAGGACACTTTGCGTACCAGTGAAATAATGCCACACGCCATCGGGTGTTTGGTAGAAGAGTCCAACTGCGCCCGTTGGACTCGCCTCACCGTATATAGCGGCTTCGGCTGTTTTATACCCAGTAGATTGGCTAGATGTAATTTTCGGCAGTCCTAAGCGGCTATCTTCCGTCAAATATTGGCTATCTTTATTTGCTTGCCGGTAAACAGCATACAGCGGTTCGACCGCCTTCGCGGTTGGCTCATAGCTGGCTTTGAGTGCGCAGGTTAAGAAAACTGGCTTATTTGTATCTGCAGTGTCGAGGTAATAATTTATGCCACAGAGCGTGTCACTGCTCTCATATTTTACTAACGGGTAGTACCCCGCCTTGACCTGTTGTTCTGACTTTTTGAAATTATTTTCGTATAGAAATGCCTCTAACTTAGCTGCGGCTGGCTTAATTTGTGCCTCCGGCAACGTATCCTCCCAGCTTGTTGACAGGTCGAGAACGCCTACTGCGTAAAAATCGTATCCCTTAACTTTATAATCAGGGGCAGCATACTCTGCAGCTGCATCACCCCCTCCCATATGCTTTTTTACGGATTGCATAAACGCTTTCAGGTCTGTGGAAGTGGTCTTTTTTTGCGAAGTTTTTTGCGAAGATTGCTTAGTATTCTGTGAGACCGTTGCCTGTGGTTTCTTTTCGGGCTTTGTAAACCAGTATGCGACCGTACCGCCACCAATAAGGAACCCCGCTAACAAAACCCATAACAACCATGGGGAATGTCGGCTTGCTTGCGATACGACAATTTCAGAATGAGTATTTAGTGGACTTTGAGCTGTGGCCGAGACATTTGGTTCCGAAGGCAATTCATGAGATTGCGTTTTATTGGTATCGTCTGACATATTGCTCCTCCTATGCTGATTGTGCTAAGTATACACCTGTTTATGTGCCGTATAGAGTTGAACTACCCGATCCACACGAACTTTTTGGGTGTCATCTTGAGCACCGAAATGAATTCAGTGTAAACTCCGTCGAAAGATCTCATCGTATTTACACCTAACGGAATCCCTCCACGTAATTTACCCCGTACTTGATACGGGGGTCGGGATGACAATGAATAAAAAGTGTACATGGGTCAGGTTGAATTACACGTTTCTATCTGTTACAATGCAAGAGTTATATCAAATTCGAGCCTCCGCTGTTCAAGCGGGTTTGGCGGGAGAGGAGATATGTTTTGCTTGGGCACAGGTTATCCCAGGTGAAACTCTCTTCGGTAATATATACATCCCAGGTGAAGTCCTGGAGAAAGGGGCATATTTTGCCTACCATTAACCAACTGGTACGCAAGCCACGCGTAAAGGTGACAACCAAGACCAAGTCACCGGCGCTGCAGCGCGTTACCAACAACCTCAAAACGAAGAGTTATGAAAAAGCTGCGCCGTTCAAGCGCGGCGTGTGCGTAAAAGTTACCACCAAAACACCAAAGAAACCAAACTCAGCCCTCCGCAAGGTTGCCCGCGTGCGCCTTGGTAACGGCTACGAAGTGTGGGCCTACATTGGTGGTGAAGGCCACAACCTGCAAGAACACGCCGTCGTTATGATTCGTGGTGGTCGCGTGAAGGATCTTCCTGGTGTGCGCTACCACATTGTGCGCGGCACACTCGACCTTCAGGGCGTCCAAAACCGCAAACAAGGCCGCAGTAAGTACGGCGCGAAGAAGGAGAGCAAGTAGTCGCTATGCTCCAATTATCAATTAGCAATTTACAATTTTCAATGAATGATCAATTAGCAATTACCAATGAAAAGCAGAATCGCCAATCGCTAATCGCCATTCCATCGATAATCGATAATCGAAAATCGGTAATCACGACTGAAAGGAGCCTGTAGTGCCACGTAAAGTTACCGCCTCACTTGTTCGAGACATACCGGCTGACCGCATGTACGCTAGCGTACCGGTACAGCGACTCATAAACCGCGTTATGCGCGACGGCAAAAAGCAAGTTGCCGAACGCCTGGTGTACACCGGCATGGAAACTGCTGCCAAGAAACTTACGGTAGATAACCCGCTCGAAGTTTTCGAGCAAGCCTTTGCTAATATCCGCCCCAATGTGGAGACTCGTTCTCGCCGCGTGGGTGGTGCCAACTACCAGATTCCGTTTGAAGTGAAAGGGCAGCGCCAAAACCACCTGACCACCATGTGGTTTGTACAAGCTGCCCGCGCTCGCAAAGGTATGAGCATGGCCGACCGTATTGCGGCCGAGCTTATGGATGCCTACAACAACCAAGGTGCCGCCGTAAAGAAGCGTGAAGATACGCACCGTATGGCCGAAGCTAACCGCGCATTCGCGCACTTCGCCCGCGGCTAAACAGCAAAAGAGATAAGGAGTAAGAGATAAGAGTTAAGAAATGGCTGTCAATAATTTCAAAGACTTAATTGCTTGGCAAAAATCTCATCTCCTGGTGCTAGAAATATATACAATAACAAGCACTTTTCCAAAGTCGGAGCAATTTGGCTTAACGAATCAACTTCGTAGAGCAGCGGTCTCGATTGTGTCAAATATTGCCGAAGGTTTTGGCCGTCGGACTGTAGCAGATAGAACGCACTTTTACGATATGGCACGAGCATCATTGCATGAAGTTCAAGCTCAGCTTATGGTTGCGCGTGATGTTGGCTTCATGCAAGACACTGTACATGAGAAAATCGATACATTCAGCATAGAATGCCATAAAATATTGACAGGCTTAATTAATAAAACAAATGGTACGAAATAAGATCTTATCTCTTACCTCTTAACTCTAAGGAGTTTATATGGCTGATAAAAAAGTTTTAATGAAAGACATCCGCAATATGGGCATTATTGCTCACATAGATGCGGGTAAAACTACTACGACCGAAGGTATTTTGTACCGCACTGGTCTCAAGCACAAAATCGGTGCCGTTCATGAAGGTGAAACCACCACCGACTGGATGGCGCAAGAGCGCGAACGTGGCATTACCATTGTTTCCGCTGCGGTGACTTGTTTCTGGAAGGGCAAGCAAATCAACATTATCGATACGCCCGGTCACATCGACTTCACTGCCGAGGTGGAGCGTTCACTCCGCGTGCTCGACGGTGCGTGTGTGGTGTTCGACGGCAAAATGGGCGTGGAAAGCCAGAGTGAAACCGTGTGGCGCCAGGCCGACAAATATGGCGTACCGCGCATTTGCTTCATCAACAAAATCAACCAAACCGGTGGCGACTTCTACAAGAGTCTCGATAGTATTCATCACCGCCTGAGTAAGCGTGCTTTTCCGGTACACCTGCCAATTGGGTTTGAGCAGAGCATTAACGGTGTGGTCGACCTAGTGGCCATGAAGTCATATACCTACACCGAGTTTCATGACCACGAACTCACCGAGGGCGAAGTCCCAGCCGATATGCTCGACCAGGTAAAGAAATACCGCAGCCTGCTCATAGAAAACGCCGTGGCCGAAGACGAAGCCATGCTCGAAAAGTATTTCGAAGTGGGTGAAGACGGGCTAAGCGTTGAGGAAATCAAGCAAGCCATTCGTAGCGCCGTGTTAAGCGGTAAGTTCTACGCGGTGACCGGTGGTGATGGCCGCGGTGTTATTGTAGAAAAAGTGCTCGACATGGTAAATGACTACCTGCCCGCACCAGACGACCGTAGCAATGCTTGGGGCGTTCACCCGAAGACGGGTGACGAAATCGAGCGCAAGCACGACACCAGCGAGCCGCTGGCTGGCCTCGCATTCAAAATTACGACCGATCCATTTGTGG encodes:
- a CDS encoding nucleotide sugar dehydrogenase, whose product is MKTLAVVGLGYVGLPLAVEAANKGYSVTGIDINTRLLKLIDSRTSPYANDARFEAAIKKVPAKQLHTSTDYQTLKDVETIIICVPTPTEHNIPDLSLVEAATSSVAKNLRPGQLVVLESTVNPGVTRDVVLPILERQSGMKAGVDFYLAHCPERIDPGNPKLYVGNLNRVVGGITEKCTKKAVAFYKSIIDARIIPLGSTEEAEFVKSWENTQRNVMIAMANSAAIICDGVGMDIGRVMEGLQSKVDQFGLRLAQPGIGPGGHCIPEDIHYVIKRARESGIDTRFLDDAAELNDRMPKYAVRRLSGLIKNHGENLRDLRVAILGLAYKPDIADTRKSAAIEAGYVLLRYAGSVTAYDPYVSDEKLARPFHLSRSLESALRTSDAIFIATAHSDFVKQLTPALLKKHHIRYVLDGRNMLDKAAIEKAGIHYRGIGR
- the rpsL gene encoding 30S ribosomal protein S12, which encodes MPTINQLVRKPRVKVTTKTKSPALQRVTNNLKTKSYEKAAPFKRGVCVKVTTKTPKKPNSALRKVARVRLGNGYEVWAYIGGEGHNLQEHAVVMIRGGRVKDLPGVRYHIVRGTLDLQGVQNRKQGRSKYGAKKESK
- the rpsG gene encoding 30S ribosomal protein S7 is translated as MPRKVTASLVRDIPADRMYASVPVQRLINRVMRDGKKQVAERLVYTGMETAAKKLTVDNPLEVFEQAFANIRPNVETRSRRVGGANYQIPFEVKGQRQNHLTTMWFVQAARARKGMSMADRIAAELMDAYNNQGAAVKKREDTHRMAEANRAFAHFARG
- a CDS encoding four helix bundle protein; translated protein: MAVNNFKDLIAWQKSHLLVLEIYTITSTFPKSEQFGLTNQLRRAAVSIVSNIAEGFGRRTVADRTHFYDMARASLHEVQAQLMVARDVGFMQDTVHEKIDTFSIECHKILTGLINKTNGTK